In Bradyrhizobium guangdongense, the sequence TCGGGATCGAAGAACACGATGAGATCGATGTCGCTGGAATAGTTCAGCTCACCCGCGCCCATCTTGCCCATGGCGAGCACGATCAGGCCGCAGCCGACTTCCGGTGCCTCGGGATCTTCAGGCACGAGCTTGCCGCGTGCGGCTTCCTGTCGCAGCAGATATTGAAGCGCCAGCTGCACCGAAGAGACGGCAAGGTCGGTCAGTGCCGCCGTCACCCGCATCACCGGCCAGACCCCGCCGATGTCACACAGCGCGATCAGCAGCGCCGCCTCGGCCTTCATGCGGCGAAGCAGCCGCATGACCTCAGCCTCGGCGGGGGCGGCGAGCACAGCGCCCCTCGCCTCCGCGATCAACGCAGCAAGATGTGTGTCCGGATCGCATTCGAGCAGCCGGATCAGGCGCGGCACATCGGCGCGCACAAGATCGAACAGATAGGGCGAGAATTCCGCGATGCCGGCCAGGATGTCCCGGGCGAAAGGATGGGCGAGCAGCGCTTCGAGACGGGCCTGATGTGCCGGCTCGATCTCGGCCAACCACGATTCAAGACGTCGTTCGAGGGTTGCGGAAGCGGCAATATGGGGAGCCTCCGCGAAGCGTACGGCCAGGCTCTTCCCAGTCTTGTCCGCGTTTCCCGGCGCGGAGTGGTTCATGCCACCTTCTGTGGCACATCCGGTATTGGCGGAGCAACCCTGTCGCCGGCGTCCGCGCGCGCCGGCAGCACCAGCGTGGCAACGAGGCCGGGCTGGGCGTCGCCCAGCCGCAATTCACCGCCATGGAGTGTCGCAACCGCGGAGGCAAGGCTGAGGCCGAGGCCCGAGCCCGGAAGCGTGCGGCTCGCCTCCAGCCGCACGAATCGTTCGACGGCGTGCTTGCGGTCCGCCTCCGGGATGCCGGGACCGTGATCGGTGACGCTGAGCAGCACCTGATCGCCTTCGCGCTTCGCCTCGATCGTGATCTGCCTGGAGTCCATGCTGACGACGGTTCCACCGGTCTGCGCGACCGGCTTGCCGTACTTGATCGCATTCTCGACGAGATTGGCCAGCGCCTGACTGATCAATTCGCGATTGGCGTGAACCGGCGCCGGCTCGGCTCTCACCTTCAAGGTCATACCGTCATCTTCGGCGAGCGGCTCGTAGAGTTCGTGGATGCCGCCCGCGACCTCGGCGGCGTCGAAATCATCCATGTTGCCGCGCGCCTGGCCGGACTCGGCGCGCGCGATCATCAGAAGTGCGTTGAAGGTGCGGATCAGGCCGTCGGATTCCTCGATGGTCCGCTCCAGCGCGGCGCGGTAATCCGCCTCGCAGCCTGATTTCGCCAGCGCCTCTTCGGCGCGGTTGCGCAGGCGGGTCAGCGGCGTCTTGAGGTCGTGGGCGATGTTGTCGGAGACCTCCTTCAGCCCCGCCATCAGCGCCTCGATCCGCTCCAACATGGCATTGAGGTTTTCGGCGAGACGATCGAGCTCGTCGCCACTGCGCCCCACAGGCAGGCGCTCGCTGAGATCGCCGGTCATGATGCGGTGGGCCGTGCCGCTCATGGCATCGATGCGCGTCAGCACCCTGCGGGCGACGAAGACGCCGCCGCCGAGGCCGAGCACGACCACGATCAGGATCGACCATTGCGCCGCCTTGGCGACGATGCCGAACAGGCGCCGCCGCTCGGCGAGGTCGCGGCCGATCAGGAGGCGGAAACCGTTCTCGAGCTCGGTGACGCGCACCAGCGCGCGATGGTCGCGGTCGTCTGCGTCCTCGAGCCGCCGATAGGCGGTCTCCGACCAGCCGCGCGTCGCCATCACGCCCGGCGCGAGCGAGCCGACATTGCCGGCAACCGCCTGCCCGGTCGGCGTGGTCACGAGGTAGAGGTTGGCGCCCGGCCGGAGCGCGCGGTATTCGATCGTTCGCACCAGGCCGACCAAGCCGCGGCGATCATAGATCACGTTGATCTCCGAGGTCTCGGCATTCACCGTCTGCGTGATTTCCTCGGTGATCAGCCGCCGCGTGTTCCAGGCGAAATAGCCGAGCAGCGAGGCCGCGAACATCGCGAACAGCAGCAGATAGACCAGCGTCAGCCGGAACGCCGTGGTGCGGACGAGTTTACCGAATGCCGTCACGGATCATGTACCCGGCGCCGCGGATCGTGTGCAGCAGCGGCCGCTCGAAGCCCTTGTCGATCTTGGAGCGCAGCCGCGAAATGTGCACGTCGATCACGTTGGTCTGGGGATCGAAATGATAGTCCCAGACGTTCTCCAGCAGCATGGTGCGCGTCACCACCTGGCCGGCATGCTTCATGAGATATTCGAGCAGGCGGAATTCGCGGGGCTGGAGCGTCAGCTCGTCCTTGCCGCGCGCGACGCGGTGAGAGAGCCGGTCGAGCTCGAGATCGCCGACGCGGTAGAGCGTATCCTCGGCAGGTCCCCCGCGGCGGCGCGACAGCACCTCGACGCGGGCGAGCAACTCGGCGAAGGAATAGGGCTTCGGTAGATAGTCGTCGCCACCGGCGCGCAGACCCTTGATGCGGTCGTCGACCTGACCGAGCGCGGAGAGAATCAGCACCGGCGTCGTGTCGCCCTTGTCGCGCAGCGCGCCGATCAGCGACAGGCCGTCCCGCTTGGGCAGCATGCGATCGATCACCAAGACGTCGTAATCGCCGTTCTCGGCCATGGCGAGGCCCTCCTCGCCGTCACCGGCGTGGTCGGCAATATGTCCGACTTCGCGAAACGCCTTCACGAGATAGTCGGCGGATTCGCGGTCGTCTT encodes:
- a CDS encoding response regulator transcription factor; translated protein: MRLLIIEDDRESADYLVKAFREVGHIADHAGDGEEGLAMAENGDYDVLVIDRMLPKRDGLSLIGALRDKGDTTPVLILSALGQVDDRIKGLRAGGDDYLPKPYSFAELLARVEVLSRRRGGPAEDTLYRVGDLELDRLSHRVARGKDELTLQPREFRLLEYLMKHAGQVVTRTMLLENVWDYHFDPQTNVIDVHISRLRSKIDKGFERPLLHTIRGAGYMIRDGIR
- a CDS encoding sensor histidine kinase, with the translated sequence MTAFGKLVRTTAFRLTLVYLLLFAMFAASLLGYFAWNTRRLITEEITQTVNAETSEINVIYDRRGLVGLVRTIEYRALRPGANLYLVTTPTGQAVAGNVGSLAPGVMATRGWSETAYRRLEDADDRDHRALVRVTELENGFRLLIGRDLAERRRLFGIVAKAAQWSILIVVVLGLGGGVFVARRVLTRIDAMSGTAHRIMTGDLSERLPVGRSGDELDRLAENLNAMLERIEALMAGLKEVSDNIAHDLKTPLTRLRNRAEEALAKSGCEADYRAALERTIEESDGLIRTFNALLMIARAESGQARGNMDDFDAAEVAGGIHELYEPLAEDDGMTLKVRAEPAPVHANRELISQALANLVENAIKYGKPVAQTGGTVVSMDSRQITIEAKREGDQVLLSVTDHGPGIPEADRKHAVERFVRLEASRTLPGSGLGLSLASAVATLHGGELRLGDAQPGLVATLVLPARADAGDRVAPPIPDVPQKVA